A genomic stretch from Arachis stenosperma cultivar V10309 chromosome 3, arast.V10309.gnm1.PFL2, whole genome shotgun sequence includes:
- the LOC130967396 gene encoding receptor-like serine/threonine-protein kinase NCRK isoform X2, whose protein sequence is MKLKLRVALAIVFVLLSIEHSFSDEPSDTYGLNKWKCTCAFQGNQSYSIANCSKSCDCRSDAEETSSIWTCLCNPNGFPQMGVASANGHNHNCFSACNCTWGTNSLPLGSKKHISSKTVVVILLISVVCTTIAFLTSVLCYVYRRDRCPIQSPIFSPDKETSSGSTANLISHRTVTSSVAETKFAIDSPVSNMTGCFQKASFLFGIQRETFHGNIIQFSFAELENATENFLSSNLIGLGGSSYVYRGRLKDGSIVAVKRLKDPGGPEADSAFFKEIELLSRLHHCHLVPLLGYCSELKGRHFQRLLVFEYMSNGNLRDWLDGVSAKNLDWTTRITIAIGAARGLEYLHEAAAPRILHRDVKSTNILLDENWQAKITDLGMAKNVRADDHPSCSNSPARMQGTFGYFAPEYAIVGRASLESDVFSFGVVLLELISGRQPIYKTTGKEESLVIWAAPRLQDSRRVISELVDPRLKGDFPEEEVQIMAYLAKECLLLDPEIRPSMSEVVQILSSISPDKSRRRRNIPASLFL, encoded by the exons ATGAAGCTCAAGCTCAGAGTTGCTCTTGCTATCGTCTTCGTCTTGCTCTCGATTGAGCACTCATTTTCTG ATGAGCCTTCTGATACCTATGGCCTAAACAAGTGGAAATGTACATGTGCTTTCCAAGGGAACCAGAGCTACTCTATTGCAAATTGTTCTAAGTCATGTGATTGCCGTTCGG ATGCTGAAGAGACTTCATCTATATGGACATGCTTATGTAATCCCAATGGATTCCCCCAAATGGGAGTGGCATCAGCAAATGGCCACAACCATAATTGCTTCAGTGCCTGCAACTGTACCTGGG GAACTAACAGCTTGCCACTAGGTTCAAAGAAACACATCTCCAGCAAGACTGTTGTAGTTATTCTACTAATATCTGTTGTCTGTACGACCATTGCGTTTCTTACCTCAGTCCTATGCTATGTCTACCGAAGGGACAGATGTCCTATTCAATCACCGATATTTTCACCGGATAAGGAAACAAGTAGCGGTAGCACTGCCAACTTAATTAGTCACAGGACAGTGACTTCTTCAGTGGCAGAAACAAAATTTGCTATTGATTCTCCTGTTAGTAATATGACAG GATGCTTTCAGAAAGCCTCTTTCTTGTTTGGGATCCAGAGGGAAACTTTTCATGGAAATATTATTCAATTTTCCTTTGCCGAACTAGAAAATGCCACTGAAAACTTTCTAAGCTCCAACCTAATTGGACTAGGTGGAAGTAGTTATGTATACCGCGGTCGTCTGAAAGATGGTAGTATCGTAGCAGTTAAGCGACTAAAAGATCCAGGAGGGCCAGAAGCAGACTCTGCATTTTTCAAAGAG ATTGAACTATTATCTAGACTTCATCATTGCCATTTGGTGCCTTTGCTTGGATACTGCTCAGAATTAAAAGGGAGACATTTTCAAAGGCTACTAGTATTCGAGTACATGTCTAATGGGAATTTGAGGGACTGGTTAGATGGAGTGTCTGCAAAAAATCTCGATTGGACCACACGCATTACAATCGCAATCGGAGCTGCAAGGGGCTTGGAATATCTCCATGAAGCGGCTGCTCCAAGAATTCTTCATAGAGATGTCAAATCAACAAACATTCTTCTGGATGAAAATTGGCAAGCAAAG ATAACTGACCTTGGTATGGCTAAGAACGTGCGAGCGGATGATCACCCCAGCTGTTCGAATTCTCCAGCTAGAATGCAGGGAACATTTGGATATTTTGCACCCGAGTATGCTATTGTCGGGCGAGCCTCTCTTGAATCGGATGTTTTCAGTTTCGGGGTGGTTCTCCTTGAGCTTATCAGTGGTCGGCAACCAATCTATAAAACTACAGGCAAAGAAGAAAGCCTTGTTATATGG GCTGCGCCTCGCTTACAGGATAGTAGGCGAGTAATATCGGAGTTGGTCGATCCACGACTGAAAGGAGACTTCCCGGAAGAAGAGGTACAGATTATGGCATACTTAGCAAAGGAATGTTTGTTGCTGGATCCTGAAATTCGTCCATCCATGAGTGAGGTTGTTCAAATTCTCTCGAGTATTTCGCCCGACAAATCGAGACGAAGAAGAAACATTCCAGCCAGCCTGTTCCTG TAG
- the LOC130967396 gene encoding receptor-like serine/threonine-protein kinase NCRK isoform X1 produces MKLKLRVALAIVFVLLSIEHSFSDEPSDTYGLNKWKCTCAFQGNQSYSIANCSKSCDCRSDAEETSSIWTCLCNPNGFPQMGVASANGHNHNCFSACNCTWGTNSLPLGSKKHISSKTVVVILLISVVCTTIAFLTSVLCYVYRRDRCPIQSPIFSPDKETSSGSTANLISHRTVTSSVAETKFAIDSPVSNMTGCFQKASFLFGIQRETFHGNIIQFSFAELENATENFLSSNLIGLGGSSYVYRGRLKDGSIVAVKRLKDPGGPEADSAFFKEIELLSRLHHCHLVPLLGYCSELKGRHFQRLLVFEYMSNGNLRDWLDGVSAKNLDWTTRITIAIGAARGLEYLHEAAAPRILHRDVKSTNILLDENWQAKITDLGMAKNVRADDHPSCSNSPARMQGTFGYFAPEYAIVGRASLESDVFSFGVVLLELISGRQPIYKTTGKEESLVIWAAPRLQDSRRVISELVDPRLKGDFPEEEVQIMAYLAKECLLLDPEIRPSMSEVVQILSSISPDKSRRRRNIPASLFLEPVEAERSPIHNSLQQDTDHRFWVGNKNKEANVDSAEHTENLTLLTSKSESCHVSEEEIVDLTEPRYESFCMANVNFS; encoded by the exons ATGAAGCTCAAGCTCAGAGTTGCTCTTGCTATCGTCTTCGTCTTGCTCTCGATTGAGCACTCATTTTCTG ATGAGCCTTCTGATACCTATGGCCTAAACAAGTGGAAATGTACATGTGCTTTCCAAGGGAACCAGAGCTACTCTATTGCAAATTGTTCTAAGTCATGTGATTGCCGTTCGG ATGCTGAAGAGACTTCATCTATATGGACATGCTTATGTAATCCCAATGGATTCCCCCAAATGGGAGTGGCATCAGCAAATGGCCACAACCATAATTGCTTCAGTGCCTGCAACTGTACCTGGG GAACTAACAGCTTGCCACTAGGTTCAAAGAAACACATCTCCAGCAAGACTGTTGTAGTTATTCTACTAATATCTGTTGTCTGTACGACCATTGCGTTTCTTACCTCAGTCCTATGCTATGTCTACCGAAGGGACAGATGTCCTATTCAATCACCGATATTTTCACCGGATAAGGAAACAAGTAGCGGTAGCACTGCCAACTTAATTAGTCACAGGACAGTGACTTCTTCAGTGGCAGAAACAAAATTTGCTATTGATTCTCCTGTTAGTAATATGACAG GATGCTTTCAGAAAGCCTCTTTCTTGTTTGGGATCCAGAGGGAAACTTTTCATGGAAATATTATTCAATTTTCCTTTGCCGAACTAGAAAATGCCACTGAAAACTTTCTAAGCTCCAACCTAATTGGACTAGGTGGAAGTAGTTATGTATACCGCGGTCGTCTGAAAGATGGTAGTATCGTAGCAGTTAAGCGACTAAAAGATCCAGGAGGGCCAGAAGCAGACTCTGCATTTTTCAAAGAG ATTGAACTATTATCTAGACTTCATCATTGCCATTTGGTGCCTTTGCTTGGATACTGCTCAGAATTAAAAGGGAGACATTTTCAAAGGCTACTAGTATTCGAGTACATGTCTAATGGGAATTTGAGGGACTGGTTAGATGGAGTGTCTGCAAAAAATCTCGATTGGACCACACGCATTACAATCGCAATCGGAGCTGCAAGGGGCTTGGAATATCTCCATGAAGCGGCTGCTCCAAGAATTCTTCATAGAGATGTCAAATCAACAAACATTCTTCTGGATGAAAATTGGCAAGCAAAG ATAACTGACCTTGGTATGGCTAAGAACGTGCGAGCGGATGATCACCCCAGCTGTTCGAATTCTCCAGCTAGAATGCAGGGAACATTTGGATATTTTGCACCCGAGTATGCTATTGTCGGGCGAGCCTCTCTTGAATCGGATGTTTTCAGTTTCGGGGTGGTTCTCCTTGAGCTTATCAGTGGTCGGCAACCAATCTATAAAACTACAGGCAAAGAAGAAAGCCTTGTTATATGG GCTGCGCCTCGCTTACAGGATAGTAGGCGAGTAATATCGGAGTTGGTCGATCCACGACTGAAAGGAGACTTCCCGGAAGAAGAGGTACAGATTATGGCATACTTAGCAAAGGAATGTTTGTTGCTGGATCCTGAAATTCGTCCATCCATGAGTGAGGTTGTTCAAATTCTCTCGAGTATTTCGCCCGACAAATCGAGACGAAGAAGAAACATTCCAGCCAGCCTGTTCCTG GAACCAGTAGAAGCAGAAAGATCTCCAATTCATAATTCATTGCAACAAGACACTGATCATAGATTCTGGGTTgggaacaaaaacaaagaagcTAATGTAGATTCAGCTGAGCATACAGAGAATTTGACCCTCTTGACATCAAAATCCGAGAGTTGCCACGTGTCAGAAGAGGAAATAGTAGACCTAACTGAGCCGCGATACGAATCATTTTGCATGGCAAATGTCAATTTCTCATGA
- the LOC130967418 gene encoding senescence-specific cysteine protease SAG39-like: MAYSKKILFQCISLALVVLFGILSLEANARILEDSIMHERHEKWMVQHGKYYKDSNEKELRFKIFKENVERIEAFNSDGNKSYKLGINQFADLTNDEFKGRNKFKGHMCSTITKTPTFRYENVSAVPPSIDWRQKGAVTPIKDQGQCGCCWAFSAVAATEGITKLTTGKLISLSEQELVDCDTKGVDQGCEGGLMDNAFKFIIQNKGLTTESNYPYTASDGTCNTKAESNHAASIKGFEDVPANSESALLKSVANQPVSVAIDASDFGFQFYSGGVFTGSCGTSLDHGVTAVGYGVSDDGTKYWLVKNSWGKTWGEQGYIRMQRDIDAKQGLCGIAMQASYPTA; the protein is encoded by the exons ATGGCTTattccaaaaaaatattattccaATGCATTTCATTGGCTTTGGTTGTTCTTTTTGGAATCTTGTCTTTAGAGGCCAATGCTAGGATTCTTGAAGATTCCATAATGCATGAGAGACATGAAAAATGGATGGTTCAACATGGAAAATACTATAAGGACTCTAATGAAAAGGAATTAaggttcaaaattttcaaagaaaatgtTGAACGCATTGAGGCCTTTAATAGTGATGGGAACAAGTCTTACAAGCTTGGTATTAATCAATTTGCTGATCTAACAAATGATGAGTTTAAGGGCAGGAATAAGTTCAAGGGTCACATGTGTTCCACAATCACAAAGACACCAACATTTAGGTATGAAAATGTGAGTGCTGTTCCACCTTCAATTGATTGGAGACAGAAAGGTGCTGTCACACCTATTAAGGACCAAGGCCAATGTG GATGTTGTTGGGCATTTTCTGCTGTGGCAGCAACAGAAGGAATCACAAAACTAACAACAGGGAAACTAATCTCCCTATCAgaacaagagcttgttgattgtGACACAAAAGGTGTGGACCAAGGTTGTGAAGGTGGTCTAATGGACAATGcattcaaattcataatccaAAACAAAGGCCTCACAACAGAATCCAATTATCCATACACAGCATCTGATGGAACATGCAACACAAAAGCAGAATCAAACCATGCAGCCAGCATTAAAGGGTTTGAAGATGTACCTGCCAACAGTGAAAGTGCACTTCTAAAAAGTGTTGCCAATCAACCAGTTTCCGTTGCCATTGATGCCAGTGACTTTGGTTTCCAGTTTTACTCAGGTGGTGTTTTCACTGGATCTTGTGGTACTAGTTTGGATCATGGTGTCACTGCAGTTGGTTATGGAGTTAGTGATGATGGAACTAAGTATTGGTTGGTTAAGAATTCATGGGGTAAGACATGGGGTGAACAAGGTTACATTAGAATGCAAAGAGATATTGATGCTAAACAAGGTTTGTGTGGCATTGCAATGCAAGCTTCTTATCCTACTGCATAA
- the LOC130967419 gene encoding exosome complex component RRP41-like translates to MAGKGGSAPATYSPSPTVQKKKTSLFQEDWVRPDGRGFHQCRPAFFRTGAVNAASGSAYAEFGNTKIIVSVFGPRESKKAMMYSDIGRLNCNVSYTTFASPVRGQGSDHKEYTAMLHKALEGAIILESFPKTTVDVFALVLESGGSDLPVVISCASLALADAGIMMYDLVASVSVSCLSKKLVIDPIFEEENSQDGSLMITCMPSRYEITQLTFTGEWSTPKIDEGMQLCLDACAKLAKIMRSCLKEAASDSQE, encoded by the exons ATGGCCGGCAAAGGCGGAAGCGCTCCGGCGACGTACTCGCCGTCTCCGACCGTTCAGAAAAAGAAAACTTCCCTTTTCCAAGAAGACTGGGTCCGACCTGATGGCCGTGGCTTCCACCAGTGCAGGCCTGCTT TTTTCAGGACTGGTGCTGTGAATGCTGCATCAGGATCAGCCTATGCGGAGTTTGGAAACACCAAGATCATTGTATCTGT ATTCGGGCCTAGGGAGAGCAAGAAGGCAATGATGTACAGTGATATAGGGCGTTTAAATTGCAATGTTAGCTATACAACGTTTGCAAGTCCAGTTCGTGGACag GGTTCAGACCACAAAGAATACACTGCAATGCTTCATAAAGCTTTGGAGGGTGCAATAATATTGGAATCTTTCCCCAAGACAACTGTGGATGTTTTTGCATTGGTGCTGGAATCTGGCGGCA GTGATCTCCCAGTTGTCATATCATGTGCTAGCCTTGCCCTGGCTGATGCTGGAATAATGATGTATGACCTTGTTGCATCAGTTTCTGTG TCTTGTCTCAGTAAGAAGCTTGTCATCGATCCTATTTTTGAGGAGGAAAACTCCCAAGATGGAAGCTTGATGATTACGTGCATGCCTTCTCGCTATGAAATTACTCAACTTACATTTACTGGGGAATGGTCCACCCCAAAGATTGACGAG GGAATGCAGCTTTGCCTTGACGCTTGTGCAAAGCTTGCAAAGATTATGAGGTCATGTTTGAAAGAAGCTGCTTCTGATTCTCAGGAATAG
- the LOC130969615 gene encoding protein CNGC15b-like gives MRMVFGNTRCVRFQDDAELAKIPTTNGDNGIKVLSSNKDHNNREARKAKKFLKARVLSRVFSEDYERVRRRILDPRGQTIHRWNKIFLVACLVSLFVDPLFFYLPLVQHQVCIGIGTTLEVILTIIRSIADLFYMIQIIMRYRTAYVAPSSRVFGRGELVIDPAKIAARYFFKGFWLDFVAALPLPQVLIWIVIPNLGGSTMANTKNVLRFIIIFQYIPRLFLIFPLSSQIVKATGVVTETAWAGAAYNLMLYMLASHFFGACWYLLSIERQEACWRRVCDMKNSSCKYGFFDCNMVKNPLRDSWFKGSNVTKLCSPEAKFYPFGIYGDAVTSRVTTSPFFKKYFYCLWWGLRNLSSLGQNLLTSTFVGEIMFAILVATLGLVLFALLIGNMQTYLQSTTVRLEEWRVKRTDTEQWMHHRQLPQELRQSVRKYDQYKWLATRGVDEEALLKDLPLDLRRDIKRHLCIELVRRVPLFEQMDERMLDAICERLRPSLCTESTYLVREGDPVNEMLFIIRGNLDSYTTNGGRTGFFNSCRIGPGDFCGEELLTWALDPKPSVIILPCSTRTVKAISEVEAFALMAEDLKFVASQFRRLHSKQLRHKFRIHSHQWRTWAACFIQAAWRRFKKRKEAAELRAREENEAETHATRCNRKGMDVNSGADSEVVSSLQKPAEPDFSVDE, from the exons ATGAGAATGGTGTTTGGGAATACAAGATGTGTGAG ATTTCAAGATGATGCTGAACTGGCCAAAATCCCAACAACTAATGGTGACAATGGAATTAAGGTACTTAGTTCCAATAAAGATCACAACAATAGagaagcaagaaaagcaaagaagttcTTGAAAGCCAGAGTATTATCAAGAGTTTTCTCAGAAGACTATGAGAGAGTAAGAAGAAGGATTCTAGACCCAAGAGGACAAACCATTCACAGATGGAACAAGATTTTCTTGGTAGCATGTTTAGTTTCTTTGTTTGTGGACCCTCTATTCTTTTACTTGCCACTAGTTCAACATCAAGTGTGCATTGGTATTGGAACAACACTAGAAGTGATCCTCACTATTATCAGATCAATAGCAGATTTATTCTACATGATTCAGATCATCATGAGGTATCGAACGGCTTATGTTGCGCCTTCTTCGCGTGTTTTCGGTAGAGGAGAGCTTGTTATAGACCCTGCAAAGATAGCAGCTAGGTACTTCTTCAAAGGTTTCTGGCTAGACTTTGTTGCCGCATTACCCCTTCCTCAA GTGCTGATCTGGATTGTGATCCCCAATCTTGGAGGCTCGACCATGGCGAACACGAAAAACGTCCTTCGATTCATCATCATTTTTCAATATATACCAAGGCTGTTTCTGATTTTTCCACTTTCATCCCAAATTGTAAAGGCTACTGGGGTTGTGACAGAGACAGCATGGGCTGGTGCTGCTTATAACCTCATGCTTTACATGCTGGCTAGCCAT TTTTTTGGAGCTTGCTGGTACCTTCTATCAATTGAAAGACAAGAAGCATGCTGGAGGAGAGTCTGTGATATGAAAAATTCATCTTGTAAATATGGTTTCTTCGACTGCAACATGGTTAAAAATCCACTCAGGGACTCATGGTTTAAGGGAAGTAATGTCACAAAGTTATGTTCACCAGAAGCTAAGTTTTATCCCTTTGGCATATATGGTGATGCAGTCACATCAAGAGTTACAACCTCACCATTCTTTAAGAAGTACTTCTATTGTCTTTGGTGGGGTCTCAGGAATTTGAG TTCTTTAGGACAAAATCTACTCACTAGCACTTTTGTCGGAGAAATAATGTTTGCCATTCTGGTTGCAACCCTTGGATTGGTTCTTTTTGCATTACTCATTGGTAATATGCAG ACATACCTTCAATCAACAACTGTGAGGCTAGAAGAGTGGAGGGTCAAAAGAACTGATACAGAACAATGGATGCATCACAGACAGCTTCCTCAAGAACTAAGACAATCCGTGCGCAAATACGATCAGTATAAATGGCTGGCAACTCGAGGAGTGGACGAAGAAGCCCTTCTCAAAGATCTTCCATTAGATCTTCGAAGAGACATCAAGCGCCACCTTTGTATCGAGCTGGTTCGACGA GTTCCATTGTTTGAACAAATGGATGAGAGGATGCTAGATGCAATATGTGAAAGGCTAAGGCCTTCATTGTGCACAGAAAGCACATATCTTGTCCGAGAAGGCGATCCGGTCAACGAAATGCTCTTCATAATCAGAGGAAATCTTGATTCCTACACAACCAATGGCGGCCGGACCGGATTCTTCAACTCGTGCCGGATCGGCCCTGGCGATTTCTGCGGCGAGGAACTCCTAACATGGGCCTTAGATCCAAAACCAAGTGTAATAATACTTCCTTGTTCCACAAGAACAGTTAAGGCCATATCAGAAGTTGAAGCATTTGCACTCATGGCAGAAGATTTGAAATTTGTTGCATCACAGTTTAGAAGATTGCATAGCAAGCAACTTAGGCACAAGTTCAGGATTCACTCACACCAATGGAGAACTTGGGCTGCATGTTTCATTCAAGCTGCATGGAGAAGGTTCaagaagagaaaagaagctGCTGAATTGAGGGCAAGAGAGGAAAATGAGGCTGAAACACATGCAACAAGGTGCAATAGGAAGGGTATGGATGTAAATTCAGGTGCAGATTCTGAAGTAGTAAGCTCTTTGCAGAAGCCAGCTGAACCAGACTTTTCTGTTGATGAGTGA